A region of Helicobacter sp. 12S02232-10 DNA encodes the following proteins:
- a CDS encoding rhodanese-like domain-containing protein, which yields MNQEKIRNKKLLGKHNKSYANPIYLDGFQPEDYLIIDIRHPYDHAQAHIKGTLNVVDLDKIAKIAQENEDKKILLHCYSGHTASVYGSELVLAGLENIYYLDENILDFESFGIKMVNEKE from the coding sequence ATGAATCAAGAAAAAATTAGAAATAAAAAACTTTTAGGCAAACACAATAAAAGCTATGCCAATCCCATATATTTAGATGGATTTCAACCTGAAGATTATTTAATTATCGACATACGACATCCTTATGATCACGCCCAAGCGCATATCAAGGGAACTTTAAATGTGGTTGATTTGGATAAGATTGCTAAAATTGCTCAAGAAAATGAGGATAAAAAAATCCTTTTGCATTGTTATAGTGGTCATACTGCTTCAGTTTATGGGAGTGAGCTTGTGCTAGCAGGATTAGAAAATATTTATTATCTTGATGAAAATATTTTAGATTTCGAAAGTTTTGGCATCAAAATGGTAAATGAGAAAGAATAG
- a CDS encoding FAD-binding and (Fe-S)-binding domain-containing protein, with amino-acid sequence MMQDYESFKQEAKEFLGKRVYDDYLRRFVYGTDASCYRYIPKLIIKAHSENEIVKIYTLCAKYNIPLTFRAAGSSLSGQACSESVLVITSHHWEDINISKNAELIRLSCGVIGSKANEALKPYGKKIGPDPATLTTAMIGGILSNNSSGMCCGVKQNSYNTLVSLRIILSDGTLLDTSDKKSVEEFLKTHSHLTEGLLKLREEILADKELEKLIRKKYKIKNTTGYSLNALVDFSDPIEILSHLFIGSEGTLGFISACEYECVQDLPHKTCALLFYKDMEKAAKVIKILAGLNSIISAAEVMDYASLKSVQNFKGVPEIIFQIQPNNACILIQIENKDKENLLENVNLILSEISHIPTILPIQKSSDEKIYSSWWKIRKGLLPIAASTRRKGSCVITEDICFEIDHFGAGVAMIENLFEKYGFKDNGIIFGHALSGNIHFIITPILDNKTERKNFENLIEEMAKNVAGFGGSIKAEHGTGRMVAPFVEIEWGKKAYEINKKIKHLFDPKNLLNPDVIISNDPKIHVKNLKNATEIEDYIDTCMECGFCEKICPSKNLTLTPRQRIALHREIKRLENSALEGNIKDMQLLKELQRGYKYFSDETCAACNMCATLCPLEIPVGSLALNSRKENAKGFREVLAQKILNHMKNTTSLARFGLVSAKTTSDVFGEKTLQNLSSKIRNFTSIFPQIPKNLPQKNNYKLSNKLACKENSQVIYFTTCINRTFAPSKHMPDQKSIQETFESLCKKANISVIYPEKIHSLCCGKAFVDYKKLSVQNTTKNYAMLKTLSQNGKIPIVLDHTACSMHLLEQFKDSELKIYDLSVYIDNFLIPYLHFAPILENIGLYTMCAGKKANQDNLMFSLAKRCTKGEIFIHKDTGCCGFAGNKGFFTPELNAAALEDFSKFYSDKNVKQGFSSSSTCEIGLSDKTGFSWQHIAYLIDSCTTSREIS; translated from the coding sequence ATAATGCAGGATTATGAATCGTTCAAACAAGAAGCCAAAGAATTTTTAGGAAAAAGGGTTTATGATGATTATTTAAGGAGATTTGTTTATGGCACGGACGCTTCATGCTATCGCTATATTCCCAAACTCATTATTAAAGCTCACAGCGAAAATGAGATTGTAAAAATTTATACTCTCTGTGCAAAATACAACATTCCCCTCACATTTAGGGCTGCAGGCAGTTCTCTTTCAGGACAAGCGTGTTCAGAAAGTGTGCTTGTGATTACATCTCACCATTGGGAAGATATCAATATTTCAAAAAATGCAGAATTGATCAGACTTTCATGTGGCGTGATTGGTTCAAAAGCAAATGAAGCCCTCAAACCCTATGGAAAAAAAATAGGTCCCGACCCTGCTACACTCACAACAGCAATGATTGGAGGAATTTTATCAAACAATTCCAGCGGAATGTGCTGCGGAGTCAAGCAAAACAGCTATAACACGCTTGTCTCTTTGCGTATTATTTTATCTGATGGCACACTATTGGATACATCAGACAAAAAAAGTGTGGAAGAATTTTTAAAAACTCATTCTCATCTCACGGAGGGACTCTTAAAATTAAGGGAAGAAATCTTAGCTGACAAAGAGCTTGAAAAATTGATTAGAAAAAAATATAAAATCAAAAATACCACCGGATATAGTTTGAATGCTTTGGTAGATTTTTCCGATCCAATTGAGATACTCAGTCATCTTTTTATCGGTTCTGAAGGTACCTTAGGCTTTATATCTGCTTGCGAATATGAATGCGTGCAAGATCTACCGCATAAAACCTGTGCGTTATTATTTTACAAAGATATGGAGAAAGCAGCAAAAGTTATCAAAATTCTAGCTGGTTTAAATTCTATCATCTCTGCAGCCGAAGTGATGGATTATGCCTCCCTAAAAAGTGTTCAAAACTTCAAAGGCGTACCTGAAATCATCTTTCAAATCCAACCAAATAACGCTTGCATTTTAATTCAAATAGAAAACAAGGATAAAGAAAATCTTTTAGAAAATGTAAATTTAATTCTTAGTGAAATCTCACACATTCCGACAATTTTACCCATACAAAAAAGTAGCGATGAAAAAATTTACTCTTCTTGGTGGAAAATTCGTAAAGGACTACTTCCAATCGCAGCAAGCACTAGAAGAAAGGGAAGTTGTGTCATCACTGAAGACATTTGTTTTGAAATCGATCATTTTGGAGCAGGTGTGGCAATGATTGAAAATCTCTTTGAAAAATACGGCTTTAAAGACAATGGTATCATTTTTGGCCACGCTCTAAGCGGAAATATTCATTTTATTATCACCCCTATTTTAGACAATAAAACTGAGCGTAAAAATTTTGAAAACCTAATAGAAGAAATGGCTAAAAATGTAGCTGGTTTTGGCGGTTCTATAAAAGCTGAGCACGGAACCGGCAGAATGGTAGCCCCTTTTGTAGAGATTGAATGGGGCAAAAAAGCTTATGAGATCAATAAAAAAATCAAACATCTTTTTGATCCCAAAAATCTCCTTAATCCTGATGTTATTATCTCAAATGATCCCAAAATTCACGTTAAAAATCTAAAAAATGCCACTGAAATAGAAGATTATATAGATACTTGTATGGAATGCGGATTTTGTGAAAAAATTTGTCCCAGCAAAAATCTCACCCTAACCCCAAGACAACGCATCGCTCTCCATAGGGAAATCAAACGTCTTGAAAATAGTGCTCTTGAGGGAAATATCAAAGATATGCAACTCCTCAAAGAGCTTCAAAGGGGTTATAAATATTTTAGCGATGAAACTTGTGCTGCGTGCAATATGTGCGCGACATTATGCCCACTTGAAATTCCGGTGGGTTCTCTTGCCTTAAACTCTAGAAAAGAAAATGCAAAAGGTTTTAGAGAAGTTCTTGCCCAAAAAATCCTAAATCATATGAAAAACACAACATCATTAGCAAGATTTGGTTTAGTTTCTGCAAAAACAACTTCTGATGTATTTGGTGAAAAAACCTTACAAAACTTGAGTTCAAAAATTAGAAATTTTACTTCCATTTTTCCTCAAATTCCAAAAAATCTACCCCAAAAAAATAATTACAAGCTCTCTAACAAACTCGCTTGCAAAGAAAATTCCCAAGTTATTTATTTTACTACCTGCATCAATCGCACTTTTGCACCTTCAAAACATATGCCCGATCAAAAAAGTATTCAAGAAACTTTTGAATCTCTTTGTAAAAAGGCAAATATCAGTGTCATCTATCCTGAAAAAATCCATTCTCTATGTTGCGGCAAAGCCTTTGTAGACTATAAAAAACTTTCAGTTCAAAATACAACCAAAAACTATGCAATGCTCAAAACCCTATCTCAAAATGGAAAAATTCCCATTGTGCTTGACCATACCGCTTGCAGTATGCATCTACTTGAACAATTCAAAGATTCAGAACTTAAAATTTATGACTTAAGTGTCTATATAGATAATTTTTTGATCCCTTATTTGCATTTCGCACCTATTTTAGAAAATATTGGGCTTTACACGATGTGTGCAGGAAAAAAAGCTAATCAAGACAACTTGATGTTCTCTCTAGCTAAACGTTGTACAAAAGGAGAGATTTTTATACATAAAGACACAGGATGTTGTGGTTTTGCCGGGAATAAAGGTTTTTTTACTCCCGAACTTAACGCTGCTGCCTTGGAAGATTTTTCAAAATTTTATTCCGACAAAAATGTAAAACAAGGATTTAGCAGCTCAAGTACTTGCGAAATCGGGTTGAGCGATAAAACAGGATTTTCGTGGCAACACATTGCTTATCTCATAGACTCCTGCACTACCTCAAGGGAGATTTCTTGA
- a CDS encoding di-trans,poly-cis-decaprenylcistransferase: protein MSILKHLAIIMDGNGRWAKQKGKIRTQGHKEGINTLREITTWCAKNNIAYLTLYAFSTENWNRPKTEVDFLMKLLEKYLIQEKQTYLENNIRFKTIGNIEAFNEPLKQTIQSLEADTATNSSLTQILALNYGSRDEIKRACEKIIQTKAYSKESDMGSLIQSHLDTKDIPDVDLLIRTGGEMRLSNFLLWQASYAELFFPPILWPDFTSDDLAKIIQDFKNRTRRFGGL from the coding sequence TTGAGTATATTAAAACATTTAGCAATCATAATGGACGGAAATGGCAGGTGGGCAAAACAAAAAGGTAAAATACGAACTCAAGGACATAAAGAGGGCATCAATACACTCAGAGAAATCACAACTTGGTGTGCAAAAAATAATATTGCTTACTTAACTCTTTATGCTTTTTCAACCGAGAATTGGAATCGTCCAAAAACTGAAGTTGATTTCTTGATGAAATTATTGGAAAAATATCTCATTCAGGAAAAACAAACCTATTTAGAAAACAATATCAGATTCAAAACCATAGGCAATATTGAAGCTTTTAACGAACCGCTCAAGCAGACAATTCAATCTCTTGAAGCAGATACTGCTACAAATTCATCCCTGACACAAATCCTTGCTCTAAACTATGGCTCACGAGATGAAATCAAACGTGCGTGCGAAAAAATCATTCAAACCAAAGCTTATTCCAAAGAATCGGATATGGGCAGTCTCATACAATCCCATTTGGATACAAAAGACATCCCTGATGTTGATTTACTCATACGCACAGGCGGTGAAATGCGACTTTCAAATTTTTTACTTTGGCAGGCAAGTTATGCTGAGCTTTTTTTCCCCCCGATATTGTGGCCGGATTTTACTTCCGATGATCTTGCTAAAATTATTCAAGATTTTAAAAATAGAACCAGAAGATTCGGAGGGCTTTAA
- a CDS encoding ABC transporter ATP-binding protein produces the protein MEPSQAHLVSINHLSKSYGNSLVLDDITLSLPNKKIIGLLGPNGAGKTTFIKILANLLTQYQGEILINGHKPGIESKKVTSYLPDVNFLDESWNALKAVDFYEDFFKDFEKQKALFLLEKFQIPLQKRFKILSKGTKEKLQLILTLSREAKLYLFDEPIAGVDPLARQEVFDLILQNRALDSSVIISTHLVYDVEKYLDLCIFIKNGKIIRFGNVEDVRNGFGNLENAFKEIFK, from the coding sequence ATGGAACCTTCGCAAGCTCACTTAGTCTCTATTAATCATTTAAGTAAAAGCTATGGAAATTCACTTGTTTTAGATGATATCACTCTTTCTCTACCAAATAAAAAAATCATCGGACTACTCGGACCAAATGGAGCAGGTAAAACCACTTTTATCAAGATTCTAGCCAACCTTTTGACCCAATATCAAGGAGAAATTCTTATCAATGGACATAAACCCGGAATTGAAAGCAAAAAAGTAACCTCTTATCTTCCTGATGTAAATTTTTTAGATGAGAGTTGGAATGCTTTAAAAGCCGTTGATTTTTATGAAGATTTTTTTAAAGATTTTGAAAAACAAAAGGCTCTTTTCCTATTGGAAAAATTTCAAATTCCTCTGCAAAAAAGATTCAAAATCCTCTCTAAAGGTACAAAAGAAAAACTCCAACTAATCCTAACACTTTCACGAGAAGCCAAACTCTATTTATTTGATGAACCCATTGCAGGAGTGGATCCTTTAGCACGCCAAGAAGTTTTTGATTTGATTTTACAAAACCGTGCTTTGGATTCAAGTGTCATCATTTCAACTCATTTAGTTTATGATGTAGAAAAATACCTTGATTTATGTATTTTTATCAAAAATGGCAAAATCATTCGATTTGGAAATGTAGAAGATGTTCGAAATGGTTTTGGCAATCTTGAAAATGCCTTTAAGGAGATTTTTAAATGA